In Hymenobacter volaticus, the genomic window TAGCATCGACAGATTCAGTGAGTGATACCGACTCGGCTTGGTACTAAATCCGTATCTTCCGGCAGGTCTTCAACCGGTTTATTTTATGCGCCTTCTTTCTTTTGTTTCACTTGCCGGGCTACTCGTGGCTTCGGCCCTGACGCCAGTTCTGGCGCAAACCGCTTCGGGTAGTACGGCCGCCAAAGCGCGCAAGCATTTGGTGTATTTTCGTGATAAAGCGGGCACGCCTTTCACCGTAAGCCGGCCCCAAGATTTCCTTTCTGCGCGGGCTATTACGCGCCGCACTCGCCAAAGCATTCCGGTGCTGCCCCGCGACTTGCCCGTAACGCCCAACTACGTTGCGCAAGTGAAAGCAGTGCCGGGTGCAACCGTCTGGTATACTTCGCGCTGGTTCAATGCCGTGGTGGTTAACTGCGACTCTGCCACGCTGACCACCATACAAGCGCTGCCTTTCGTGCGCGCTACCCAAACCGTGAACCGGACAACGGCTGCTGTCACACCGCTCAAGTACACCGAGTTGCCCGCCGAAACCAACCAACAGCGCCCTTCGGCCAACCCAGTCTACGGCACCGCTTATCAGCAGGCGAATATGATTGGAGCCGTGACCATGCACAACGCTGGCTTCCGGGGTGAAGGCATACAGATTGCCGTGTTCGACGACGGCTTTCCAGGCGTGAATCAGTCGGCGCCGTTTGCTTCGTTGCGCACTGACGGCCGCATTGCTGATACCTACAACTTCGTGGACCGTAACGTCAACGTGTATGGGCGCGATAGTCACGGTACCAATACGCTTTCCACGCTGGCAGCTAACCAAACTGGTGTTTTCATTGGCACTGCTCCCAAGGCCACGTATCGGCTTTATATCACGGAGGAATATGAAAGAGAAAATCCAATTGAAGAAGTGAACTGGTTGGTGGCCGCTGAGCGAGCTGACTCCGCGGGCGTCGATATCATTAGTTCGTCGCTGGGCTACAACACCTTCGATATATCGTATGCTAATTACTCGTACGCCAACTTGAACGGCCGGACAGCCATTTCTACGCGAGCGGCCACTGTCGCGGCTCGGGTGGGCATGATAGTCGTCAATTCGATAGGTAACGATGGCTTACGCAGTGGTCCAAGCCTGTTGGCGCCGTCGGATGCGGATTCTATTTTGACTGCTGGCGCCGTCGATTCGTTGCGCAACTATTCCGCCCGTAGTTCAAAAGGGCCAAGTGCTGATAACCGCATAAAGCCCGACCTGGCGACGCAGGGTGTGCAGGCAGCCGTGATAGGGGTGAATGGACAGCCGGGACGTAACGATGGCACTTCGTTTTCCTGCCCAATATTAGCGGGTATGGTGGCGGGCTTCTGGCAAGCCAATCCCACACTCACGGCGCAACAGGTTATCGGCTTTCTACAGCGTTCCGGCTCGCAATTCACTACCCCCGACAACTTGCGAGGCTATGGCATCCCAAATTTCGTACTAGCCTACAGCTTAGCTAATCCGGGTGTGCCGTTGGCGACCAGCAACCGCGCTACTACCAACGGCCAGCTTGTGGTATATCCCAATCCGGCAAATGGCAGCGAGTTGTACTTGCAACTCACACCTGCTTTCCGAGCCCTGCCGCTCCAAGTGCGTTTCTATGATGCGCGCGGTGCCTTGGTGGCCGAGCATCAACTACCTGCTACCACTGCCACGGAAGTGCGCTTGCCAACAGCCTCACTTGCCAAGGGCGTGTATAGCTGCGATGTGCAGGCGGGTGCAAAAGTGCAGCGTAGCGTGCGGTTCATCAGGCAGTAGTTGTGTTGCTAGTGGTGAGGTAACAAATCAGCATTGTCTGACTAATGATGATTGTCAATATTATTAGTATAAAGCGAAAAATATTAGTATCTTGTCCGGGAATTCAACAAGCTGAATTCTACTCTTTTTTAACTCGGGTTTTCAAACCCAAAATATCAGTAGCATGCTACAAATGATGATTTCGAAGCGCCTGGGGCGTCGCCAGTTTCATTTCACCGTTCAAGGTGCTAACCTCCACGAGGTGGTGACCGAATATGAGCGGCTTAGTTTTCCTGATGTGGCCAAGTGCGGCATCTGTGGTTCCGACAACCTTGACCTGACGGCCCGCGTGGCCCAGGATAAATTCAAATATACTTCGCTGCGCTGCCTAGATTGCCGTGCCGACGTTACGTTCGGTAAGCGCCAGGAAGACGACCAGACCTATTTCCTCCGTAAGACCGAGGATGGCAAGCTCGATTGGAAGGCTTGGAATAAAGAAGAAGCAAACGCAAACAGCAAGTAAGCGTTAAACAACGCGCTGAATAAAGTGAAGGCAGGTGCTAACGGAAACGTACAGCACCTGCCTTTTTCTTTTTCTTTTTCTATGCATTACATCCACCTCTTAGCTATTTCTGCATGCACACGCTATTCTCCACGTTGGCATACTGTCCGTAATTCGGAATAATCTTGTAGCCGCTTTTCTGATAGAGCCGGATAGCTTCGGGCTGCTTTTTGCCAGTTTCCAAAACGTAGCCAGAGTAGTGCAATTCGTTTGCCCACTGTTCCAGTTCACCGAGTACCGCCTGTGCAACTCCCTGCCCCCGGTATGCGGGCAACACAAACATGCGTTTTATTTCCACTAACTCCTGGTTGAATTCCTTGAATGCCCCGCAGCCCACGGGTTGGTCGTTTTGATACGCTACTACGACGTGGTTGATTTTGTTGATCTTGTTGAATTGGGCATAAAAGGCAGACTCGTCTCCGTCGCGTATTCTTAAGTCTTGATCAAGCAGCTGGACCAACTCTCGAAAATCAAGGTTTTCAGAAGTAGCTCGGGTGAGGTGTAGCATGAGAGAATGAGTTGTGCGGTGAAAATACTTATTCTGTGAAAAGAGGGTATCAAGTTGCTTGCGAGGATGCAACGGTAAAAAGCTAAGCGTTGCAGTTGGGTGAAGGGCGGTCCTGTAATACGAGCAAAACTAGGCAGTGCATTGATGCACAACAATGCTATTTTCGGTGCAACTAATGCAACAACTGCATCAATGAACCTAGATCAGGTACGCTACTTTCTGCGCTTAGCAGATAAGCTCCATTTCTGGCAGACAGCGGAACACCTCAACATGACGCAGTCATCGTTGAGCCGCCACATTCAGAGCCTTGAGAGTGAGTTAGGGTTTCGTCTATTCGAGCGCAATCAGCGCTCCGTGCGCCTGACAGCGGCCGGGCAACTGCTGCAAGGGGAGTGGCAGCGGTTATTGCCGGAGTTAGAAGCGGTGCAACGACACGCGCAGCAAATTAGCGCCGGCGAGGTGGGTAGCTTGCGTATTGGGCACATCGGGGCAGTAGCTCACGCATGGCTACCTAAGCTGCTGACCGGCTTTACGGCGCGCTACCCGCTGGTGCAGTTGGAACTCATCGAGGTAATTGCTACGGAATCGGAGCAGCGCTTGCTCACCTTCCAAGTGGACCTGGGCGTGTGGCGGCATCCGGCGGGAAGTCCGGCTTTGGCTTCGGAGCAGCTTTTCCTAGAGCCGCTGGCCTTGGTAGTGCCCGACCACCATTGGCTTCGGGAGGAAGCGTTTACCTCACTGGCTGATTTGCGCCAAGAGCGGTTTGTGTTGCCGGCCCTGAACGGTGATTCGCCCTACGTGCGGGTTCTTGGGCAGCTGTTTGCGCAGTACGGCTATCAGCCGCAACTCACTATTGCCTCTGACTTTGGGGCCACTATTCTAAGTTTAGTGGCGGCCGGTTTGGGTATATCGGTGCTGCCAATGTCATACGCTGGCAGCCCGATGCAAGGCTTGCGGTTCATAGAGTTGCCGCATCATTCGCCGGTATTTATGGTGTGGCGGCACGATGATCGGTCAGCGGTACTCCAGCATTTACTGGCCGAGGCGCGGCAGTTGAAGGGTGTGCTGTACCGAGCAGCTTACTAGTCAAGCAGTCAGCCTTATTTATAACTTATAGTAATAGGTAATAACAATTTCAGGTTATTCAGCCATTTTAGGCTAGCGTACATTTGAGCAGCTAATTCCATGTGCTGCTCTCATGCCGCCACCGATTCCAAGCTACCGGCTGCACCTATTGCTGAAGCTTCCTACTCCCACTTTTTTCGCCGCTTTCACACGCCTTACGCGGTATTGGGGCATGACCTCACCTTGCGCCAGGGCGTGTTTGCCTTGTTCTTCGTCTTTTGCTTGACGCCCTGGGCTTCGCCTCCGATGGCTTTGGCGCTGGGGCTCCTGCTAGCTCAAACGCTGGGCAATCCTTTCTCCACTCATACGCGCCGCCTGACGCAGAAATTGCTGCAGTTCTCGGTTATCGGGCTAGGCTTTGGCATGAACGCGCAAGCGGCGGTGGCGGCTGGAAAAGAAGGTGTCTTGTTTACCGTAGCTTCTATTTCGGGAACCTTGCTGTTAGGCTACTTCATTGGCAAGTGGCTAGGGCTGGGCCGACAGGTAGTGCATCTGATTTCGTGCGGCACTGCCATTTGCGGAGGCTCCGCCATTGCGGCCGTAGGACCGGTGCTCCGGGCCAAAGACGAAGAAATGTCGGTAGCACTTGGTACTGTGTTCGTGCTCAATGCCCTAGCACTATTTGCTTTTCCGCCCATTGGGCATATTCTGGCCATGACGCAGAACCAGTTCGGCCTCTGGTGCGCCATTGCCATCCACGACACCAGTTCGGTGGTTGGAGCAGCGGCAGCCTACGGCGACCAAGCCTTGCAAGTAGCTACCACCGTGAAGCTAGCCCGCGCCCTCTGGATCATCCCCGTATCAGTTGGCACGGCTCTGCTCTTCAAGCAGCAAGGCGTCAAGGTCAAGATTCCGTATTTCATTCTCGGCTTCGTTGCTGCCATGCTACTCAATACATTCGTGCCCGTAGCCAAGCCGCTAGGGCCGGTGCTGGTGCAGCTAGCCAAGATTGGCCTGACGGCGACCCTATTCTTTATTGGGGCCGGTTTGTCGGTCAAGGTGGTGCGCTCCGTGGGAATACGGCCTTATATATTAGGAGTGTTGCTCTGGCTTGTTATTTCTACAGCTTCGCTCTTCGTGATCTTGCACGCGGCATAACGGTTGCCCGGCAGCTTTTGCGTTGGCATTCTCTTGCCGTTCCGATACAAGAGGCATTTGGATACAATTGTTAAATGGTTTCACTCCAATTTCTCTTCCGCTCGCTACGCAGCATTTCAGAATGATAATTAACCGTTTAGTAACGCTGCCAGATAAGTAGCAAGCGAACTTGAGCGTTTAGGTTTGCCAAGCGTTGCACAGCGAAAGTAAATGCTCGCTAATAGTTGTGTTGCGCCGATATGCCGTTACTTTCTTACTCTGTACCTTCGCGGTATGACTCC contains:
- a CDS encoding S8 family serine peptidase → MRLLSFVSLAGLLVASALTPVLAQTASGSTAAKARKHLVYFRDKAGTPFTVSRPQDFLSARAITRRTRQSIPVLPRDLPVTPNYVAQVKAVPGATVWYTSRWFNAVVVNCDSATLTTIQALPFVRATQTVNRTTAAVTPLKYTELPAETNQQRPSANPVYGTAYQQANMIGAVTMHNAGFRGEGIQIAVFDDGFPGVNQSAPFASLRTDGRIADTYNFVDRNVNVYGRDSHGTNTLSTLAANQTGVFIGTAPKATYRLYITEEYERENPIEEVNWLVAAERADSAGVDIISSSLGYNTFDISYANYSYANLNGRTAISTRAATVAARVGMIVVNSIGNDGLRSGPSLLAPSDADSILTAGAVDSLRNYSARSSKGPSADNRIKPDLATQGVQAAVIGVNGQPGRNDGTSFSCPILAGMVAGFWQANPTLTAQQVIGFLQRSGSQFTTPDNLRGYGIPNFVLAYSLANPGVPLATSNRATTNGQLVVYPNPANGSELYLQLTPAFRALPLQVRFYDARGALVAEHQLPATTATEVRLPTASLAKGVYSCDVQAGAKVQRSVRFIRQ
- a CDS encoding GNAT family N-acetyltransferase, whose translation is MLHLTRATSENLDFRELVQLLDQDLRIRDGDESAFYAQFNKINKINHVVVAYQNDQPVGCGAFKEFNQELVEIKRMFVLPAYRGQGVAQAVLGELEQWANELHYSGYVLETGKKQPEAIRLYQKSGYKIIPNYGQYANVENSVCMQK
- a CDS encoding LysR family transcriptional regulator; protein product: MNLDQVRYFLRLADKLHFWQTAEHLNMTQSSLSRHIQSLESELGFRLFERNQRSVRLTAAGQLLQGEWQRLLPELEAVQRHAQQISAGEVGSLRIGHIGAVAHAWLPKLLTGFTARYPLVQLELIEVIATESEQRLLTFQVDLGVWRHPAGSPALASEQLFLEPLALVVPDHHWLREEAFTSLADLRQERFVLPALNGDSPYVRVLGQLFAQYGYQPQLTIASDFGATILSLVAAGLGISVLPMSYAGSPMQGLRFIELPHHSPVFMVWRHDDRSAVLQHLLAEARQLKGVLYRAAY
- a CDS encoding YeiH family protein, whose product is MCCSHAATDSKLPAAPIAEASYSHFFRRFHTPYAVLGHDLTLRQGVFALFFVFCLTPWASPPMALALGLLLAQTLGNPFSTHTRRLTQKLLQFSVIGLGFGMNAQAAVAAGKEGVLFTVASISGTLLLGYFIGKWLGLGRQVVHLISCGTAICGGSAIAAVGPVLRAKDEEMSVALGTVFVLNALALFAFPPIGHILAMTQNQFGLWCAIAIHDTSSVVGAAAAYGDQALQVATTVKLARALWIIPVSVGTALLFKQQGVKVKIPYFILGFVAAMLLNTFVPVAKPLGPVLVQLAKIGLTATLFFIGAGLSVKVVRSVGIRPYILGVLLWLVISTASLFVILHAA